A genomic window from Streptomyces sp. HUAS YS2 includes:
- a CDS encoding amino acid permease has product MHDAPPSPLAAEPEPLSHGLKQRHLTMLGLGGVIGAGLFVGSGAGIAVAGPGIVLSYLIAGALAMLIMRMLGEMSAAMPASGAFSVHAERALGRWAGFSVGWLYWFLLVVVLAVEATGAARIAHGWVPGVPQWTWVLVFMLVFTGANLAAVKNFGEFEFWFAALKVGAIVLFLVLGVLAIVGLLPDTDPVGLTNLTGRGGFLPNGWEGVVSGVLAVIFAFGGLEVVTIAAAESEDPARNVARAVRSAVWRILLFYVGSMLVIVTLLPWTSMKPGESPYVAVLDAIGVPAAGQVMNVVVFVALLSALNANLYGSSRMIFSLAERGEAPKGLLRITAGGVPRRAVLASVAFGFVSVLLNLKWPDSVFLYLLNSVGAVLLFVWGLIAVSQLRLRRRIEREEPETLTLKMWGFPWLTWTALAGMAAVLVLMLTDDAARPQVLWSGSATGAVLLVAGVRELRDRRR; this is encoded by the coding sequence ATGCACGACGCCCCGCCGTCCCCCCTGGCCGCCGAACCCGAGCCGCTCTCCCATGGTCTGAAGCAGCGTCATCTGACGATGCTGGGTCTCGGCGGGGTCATCGGCGCGGGACTGTTCGTCGGCTCCGGCGCGGGGATCGCGGTCGCCGGTCCGGGCATCGTGCTCTCGTACCTGATCGCCGGCGCGCTGGCGATGCTGATCATGCGGATGCTCGGCGAGATGTCGGCGGCGATGCCGGCCTCGGGCGCGTTCTCGGTGCACGCGGAGCGGGCGCTGGGCCGCTGGGCCGGTTTCTCGGTGGGCTGGCTGTACTGGTTCCTGCTGGTCGTCGTGCTCGCGGTGGAGGCGACGGGCGCGGCGCGGATCGCGCACGGCTGGGTGCCCGGGGTGCCGCAGTGGACCTGGGTGCTGGTCTTCATGCTGGTGTTCACCGGGGCCAACCTCGCGGCGGTGAAGAACTTCGGCGAGTTCGAGTTCTGGTTCGCCGCGCTCAAGGTCGGCGCGATCGTGCTGTTCCTCGTGCTCGGCGTGCTGGCGATCGTCGGCCTGCTGCCCGACACCGACCCGGTCGGCCTGACGAACCTCACCGGCCGGGGCGGCTTCCTGCCCAACGGCTGGGAGGGCGTGGTCTCCGGCGTCCTCGCGGTGATCTTCGCGTTCGGTGGCCTGGAGGTCGTCACGATCGCGGCGGCCGAGTCGGAGGACCCGGCCCGCAACGTCGCCCGCGCGGTGCGCAGTGCGGTGTGGCGCATCCTCCTCTTCTACGTCGGCTCGATGCTGGTCATCGTGACGCTGCTGCCCTGGACGTCGATGAAGCCGGGCGAGTCGCCGTACGTCGCCGTGCTCGACGCGATCGGGGTCCCGGCGGCCGGCCAGGTGATGAACGTCGTGGTCTTCGTGGCACTGCTGTCGGCGCTCAACGCGAACCTGTACGGCTCCTCCCGGATGATCTTCTCGCTCGCCGAGCGCGGGGAGGCCCCGAAGGGCCTGCTGCGGATCACGGCGGGGGGAGTGCCGCGGCGGGCGGTGCTGGCGTCGGTGGCGTTCGGCTTCGTCTCCGTCCTGCTCAATCTGAAGTGGCCGGACTCGGTCTTCCTCTATCTGCTCAACTCGGTCGGCGCGGTGCTGCTGTTCGTCTGGGGACTGATCGCCGTCTCACAGCTGCGGCTGCGCCGCCGGATCGAGCGGGAGGAGCCGGAGACGCTGACGCTGAAGATGTGGGGCTTCCCGTGGCTGACGTGGACGGCGCTGGCCGGGATGGCCGCCGTCCTCGTCCTGATGCTGACCGACGACGCGGCGCGCCCGCAGGTGCTGTGGTCGGGCTCGGCGACCGGGGCGGTGCTCCTGGTGGCGGGCGTGCGGGAGTTGCGGGACCGGCGCCGCTGA
- a CDS encoding ribose-5-phosphate isomerase produces the protein MRVYLGSDHAGFELKNHLVEWLKAHGHEPVDCGPHIYDALDDYPPFCLRAAEKTAADPDSLGIVIGGSGNGEQIAANKVKGVRAALAWSEQTAALGREHNNANVVAIGGRMHSVEESTKFVEIFLNTPYSGEERHTRRIEMLTAYETEGVMPPIPAHHPQEPTA, from the coding sequence ATGCGCGTGTACCTCGGCTCCGACCATGCCGGCTTCGAACTCAAGAACCACCTCGTCGAGTGGCTCAAGGCCCACGGCCACGAGCCCGTCGACTGCGGACCCCACATCTACGACGCCCTGGACGACTACCCGCCGTTCTGCCTGCGCGCCGCGGAGAAGACGGCCGCGGACCCGGACAGCCTCGGCATCGTCATCGGCGGCTCCGGCAACGGCGAGCAGATCGCCGCGAACAAGGTGAAGGGGGTGCGCGCCGCCCTCGCCTGGAGCGAGCAGACCGCCGCCCTCGGCCGCGAGCACAACAACGCCAACGTCGTGGCCATCGGCGGCCGGATGCACTCCGTCGAGGAGTCCACCAAGTTCGTCGAGATCTTCCTCAACACCCCGTACTCGGGCGAGGAGCGTCACACCCGCCGCATCGAGATGCTGACGGCGTACGAGACCGAGGGCGTCATGCCCCCCATCCCGGCCCACCACCCGCAGGAGCCGACCGCCTGA
- a CDS encoding amino acid permease, with protein sequence MSRTTAPPPVDRKDDGATLSHGLKQRHLSMIALGGVIGAGLFVGSGAGIAAAGPSIVLAYALSGLLVMLVMRMLGEMSAAYPSSGSFSSHAERAFGSWAGFTAGWAFWVLLSVAVGLEGIGAAKIVTGWLPGTPEWAWVALFMVVFCVTNLAAVKNFGEFEFWFAALKVGAIALFLGLGVLAILGVLPGTESPGTSNLFGEGGFLPNGSEGLVIGLLASVFSYGGMETVTIAAAESENPVKGVAKAVRTAMWRVSLFYVGSMAVVVTLVPWNEKAVAEKGPYVAALDHLGIPAAGQIMNIVVLIALLSAMNANIYGSSRIAFSLVQRGLGPKVLGKISSGVPRPAVLASCFFGFVCVGLNYWSPETIFPWLLNMIGGVILVVWIFIAVSQLALRRRLEREAPEKLVVKMWAFPVLTWVALAGMAVIFFLMAREEGTRVQLYATGAMTVVLAVIGIVRQKTAAKAPETEGALQDA encoded by the coding sequence ATGTCTCGGACCACCGCGCCCCCGCCCGTCGACCGCAAGGACGACGGCGCGACCCTGTCGCACGGGCTCAAGCAGCGTCACCTCTCGATGATCGCACTCGGCGGTGTCATCGGCGCCGGCCTCTTCGTCGGCTCCGGCGCCGGCATCGCCGCAGCCGGACCGTCCATCGTCCTCGCATACGCGCTGTCCGGCCTGCTGGTCATGCTGGTGATGCGCATGCTGGGCGAGATGTCGGCCGCGTACCCGTCGTCCGGCTCGTTCTCCTCGCACGCCGAGCGGGCCTTCGGCTCCTGGGCCGGCTTCACCGCAGGCTGGGCGTTCTGGGTGCTGCTCAGCGTCGCCGTGGGCCTGGAGGGCATCGGCGCGGCGAAGATCGTCACCGGCTGGCTGCCCGGCACCCCCGAGTGGGCCTGGGTCGCGCTCTTCATGGTGGTCTTCTGCGTCACCAACCTGGCGGCCGTGAAGAACTTCGGCGAGTTCGAGTTCTGGTTCGCCGCGCTCAAGGTCGGCGCGATCGCGCTGTTCCTGGGCCTGGGCGTGCTCGCCATCCTGGGCGTGCTGCCCGGTACCGAGTCGCCCGGTACGAGCAACCTCTTCGGTGAGGGCGGTTTCCTGCCGAACGGCAGCGAGGGTCTGGTCATCGGTCTGCTCGCCTCGGTGTTCTCGTACGGCGGCATGGAGACGGTCACCATCGCCGCCGCCGAGTCCGAGAACCCGGTCAAGGGTGTCGCGAAGGCCGTGCGGACCGCGATGTGGCGCGTGTCGCTGTTCTACGTCGGCTCGATGGCCGTCGTCGTCACGCTCGTCCCGTGGAACGAGAAGGCCGTCGCCGAGAAGGGTCCGTACGTCGCCGCGCTCGACCACCTGGGCATCCCGGCCGCCGGTCAGATCATGAACATCGTGGTGCTGATCGCCCTGCTGTCCGCGATGAACGCGAACATCTACGGCTCCTCGCGCATCGCCTTCTCGCTGGTCCAGCGCGGCCTCGGCCCGAAGGTGCTCGGCAAGATCTCCAGCGGTGTGCCGCGCCCGGCCGTGCTCGCGTCCTGCTTCTTCGGCTTCGTGTGCGTGGGCCTGAACTACTGGTCCCCCGAGACGATCTTCCCGTGGCTGCTGAACATGATCGGCGGCGTGATCCTGGTCGTCTGGATCTTCATCGCGGTCTCGCAGCTCGCGCTGCGCCGCCGGCTCGAGCGCGAGGCGCCCGAGAAGCTGGTCGTGAAGATGTGGGCCTTCCCGGTCCTGACCTGGGTGGCGCTGGCCGGTATGGCGGTCATCTTCTTCCTGATGGCCCGCGAGGAGGGCACCCGCGTGCAGCTCTACGCGACCGGCGCCATGACCGTGGTGCTGGCCGTCATCGGCATCGTCCGCCAGAAGACGGCGGCGAAGGCACCGGAGACCGAGGGCGCGCTCCAGGACGCCTGA
- a CDS encoding biotin transporter BioY, whose product MSTAVAPVRSLRPGQVLADLIPSGRTRDIALVVGGAALTGLAAQISVPVPGSPVPVSGQTFAALLVGTAFGARRGFLALGLYAVAGMAGVPWFAEGASGFAMPTFGYILGMLLAATVVGALARRGADRSVARTAGAMVLGSAIIYAVGVPYLALATGMPFAKAVALGLTPFLIGDALKAALAMGLLPATWKLVGRKG is encoded by the coding sequence ATGAGCACCGCTGTCGCCCCCGTCCGTTCCCTCCGCCCCGGCCAGGTCCTCGCCGACCTGATCCCGTCCGGTCGTACCCGCGACATCGCGCTGGTCGTCGGCGGCGCCGCGCTCACCGGCCTCGCCGCGCAGATCTCCGTCCCGGTCCCCGGCTCCCCGGTCCCGGTCTCCGGCCAGACCTTCGCCGCGCTGCTCGTCGGCACCGCCTTCGGTGCCCGCCGCGGCTTCCTCGCCCTGGGTCTCTACGCGGTCGCCGGCATGGCCGGCGTGCCGTGGTTCGCCGAGGGCGCCTCGGGCTTCGCCATGCCGACCTTCGGCTACATCCTCGGCATGCTGCTCGCCGCCACCGTCGTCGGCGCCCTCGCCCGCCGCGGCGCCGACCGCTCGGTGGCGCGCACGGCGGGCGCCATGGTGCTCGGCTCCGCGATCATCTACGCGGTCGGCGTCCCCTACCTGGCCCTGGCCACCGGCATGCCGTTCGCCAAGGCCGTCGCGCTCGGCCTCACCCCGTTCCTGATCGGCGACGCCCTCAAGGCCGCGCTCGCCATGGGCCTGCTGCCCGCCACCTGGAAGCTCGTCGGCCGCAAGGGCTGA
- a CDS encoding amphi-Trp domain-containing protein has protein sequence MSDLKFEQKRALSRVEAADQLEALATALREGGEAEFELAPVTLSMKIPDELRSEIEVEVGDGEIELEIEFKWSIEPGSSTTAAAPAAAPPKAATGRGRATKRSAAKKS, from the coding sequence ATGTCGGACCTCAAGTTCGAGCAGAAGCGCGCGCTGTCCCGGGTCGAGGCGGCCGATCAGCTGGAGGCGCTCGCGACGGCGCTGCGCGAGGGCGGGGAGGCCGAGTTCGAGCTCGCCCCCGTGACCCTGAGCATGAAGATCCCCGACGAGCTCCGCAGCGAGATCGAGGTCGAGGTCGGCGACGGCGAGATCGAGCTGGAGATCGAGTTCAAGTGGTCGATCGAGCCCGGCTCGTCGACCACCGCGGCGGCCCCGGCGGCGGCGCCGCCGAAGGCGGCCACCGGCCGGGGCAGGGCCACGAAGCGCTCCGCGGCGAAGAAGTCCTAG
- the tig gene encoding trigger factor, whose translation MKSAVETLNPTRVRLTVEVPFEELKDSLDAAYKKINQQVTVKGFRKGKIPARVIDQRFGRGAVLEEAVNDALPKFYTEAVNEAEVNPLGQPEVDITELKDGELLAFTAEVDIRPTIEIPDYSGIEVTVDAVEVTDEDIEKSVEQLRERFASTSPVERAAAEGDVVTIDLEAKVDGEVLPDGVAQGVSYTIGSGELLDGIDEAVTGLEADGEATFTSQLKGGSAEGKDAEVTVKVTAVAAREVPALDDDFAQLASEFDTLDELKADARKRLENQKQFDQATQAQERVLDELIKLVEVPMPEKLLEDEINTRKHNLEHHQLGQMGLTLEKFLEIQGKTEEEFTAETREQAEKGIKTQFILDELVNKEKLNVSQEELTEHLLRRAASSGMSPDQFAQAVVEGGQVPMLVGEVARGKALAVVVEAAKVLDTKGEVVDLSDDEDEVEEAAEVVEAAVDGDAEAEAK comes from the coding sequence GTGAAGAGCGCCGTGGAGACCCTGAACCCGACCCGGGTTCGGCTCACTGTCGAGGTGCCCTTCGAGGAGCTCAAGGACAGCCTCGACGCGGCGTACAAGAAGATCAACCAGCAGGTCACGGTCAAGGGCTTCCGCAAGGGCAAGATCCCGGCTCGCGTGATCGACCAGCGGTTCGGCCGCGGGGCTGTGCTGGAGGAGGCCGTCAACGACGCGCTTCCGAAGTTCTACACCGAGGCCGTGAACGAGGCCGAGGTCAACCCGCTCGGCCAGCCCGAGGTCGACATCACCGAGCTGAAGGACGGCGAGCTGCTGGCCTTCACCGCCGAGGTCGACATCCGCCCGACCATCGAGATCCCGGACTACTCCGGCATCGAGGTCACCGTCGACGCCGTCGAGGTCACCGACGAGGACATCGAGAAGTCGGTCGAGCAGCTCCGCGAGCGCTTCGCCTCCACCTCCCCGGTCGAGCGCGCCGCCGCCGAGGGTGACGTCGTCACCATCGACCTGGAGGCCAAGGTCGACGGCGAGGTGCTGCCCGACGGTGTCGCGCAGGGCGTCTCGTACACCATCGGCTCGGGCGAGCTGCTCGACGGCATCGACGAGGCCGTCACCGGCCTGGAGGCCGACGGCGAGGCCACCTTCACCTCGCAGCTGAAGGGCGGCTCCGCCGAGGGCAAGGACGCGGAGGTCACCGTCAAGGTCACCGCCGTCGCCGCCCGCGAGGTCCCCGCGCTCGACGACGACTTCGCGCAGCTCGCGTCGGAGTTCGACACCCTCGACGAGCTGAAGGCCGACGCCCGCAAGCGCCTCGAGAACCAGAAGCAGTTCGACCAGGCCACCCAGGCCCAGGAGCGCGTCCTCGACGAGCTCATCAAGCTGGTCGAGGTCCCGATGCCCGAGAAGCTTCTCGAGGACGAGATCAACACCCGCAAGCACAACCTGGAGCACCACCAGCTCGGCCAGATGGGCCTCACCCTCGAGAAGTTCCTGGAGATCCAGGGCAAGACCGAGGAGGAGTTCACCGCGGAGACCCGCGAGCAGGCCGAGAAGGGCATCAAGACGCAGTTCATCCTGGATGAGCTCGTCAACAAGGAGAAGCTCAACGTCAGCCAGGAGGAGCTCACCGAGCACCTGCTGCGCCGCGCCGCCTCCTCCGGCATGAGCCCGGACCAGTTCGCCCAGGCCGTCGTCGAGGGCGGCCAGGTGCCGATGCTCGTCGGCGAGGTCGCCCGCGGCAAGGCCCTCGCGGTCGTCGTGGAGGCCGCCAAGGTCCTCGACACCAAGGGTGAGGTCGTCGACCTCTCCGACGACGAGGACGAGGTCGAGGAGGCCGCCGAGGTCGTCGAGGCCGCCGTCGACGGTGACGCCGAGGCCGAGGCCAAGTAA
- a CDS encoding Fpg/Nei family DNA glycosylase — protein MPEGHTIHRLAADHRERFGGRSVRVTSPQGKFADSAALLDGGVLEDVDAHGKHLFLGFEGLGWVHIHLGLFGKVNFGDAPAPPPTDTVRLRLANPESYVDLRGPTACALLTDAEKQAIHDRLGPDPLRAGDDPDRAWRRITGSRTTVAALLMDQKVIAGVGNVYRAEVLFRHGIDPYRAGRDLSRREWDAIWTDLAELMREGVRLNRIDTVRPEHTPEAMGRPPRVDDHGGEVYVYRRANLPCHICATEIRTADLAARNLFWCPTCQDRP, from the coding sequence ATGCCCGAAGGGCACACGATCCACCGACTGGCCGCCGACCACCGGGAACGGTTCGGCGGCCGGTCCGTGCGGGTGACCAGCCCGCAGGGCAAGTTCGCCGACTCGGCGGCCCTGCTCGACGGCGGCGTCCTGGAGGACGTCGACGCGCACGGCAAGCACCTCTTCCTCGGCTTCGAGGGACTCGGCTGGGTCCACATCCACCTCGGCCTCTTCGGCAAGGTGAACTTCGGCGACGCCCCGGCCCCGCCGCCCACCGACACCGTCCGGCTGCGGCTCGCGAACCCGGAGTCGTACGTGGACCTGCGCGGCCCCACGGCCTGCGCGCTGCTCACCGACGCCGAGAAGCAGGCGATACACGACCGGCTCGGCCCCGACCCGCTGCGCGCCGGTGACGACCCGGACCGGGCGTGGCGGCGGATCACCGGGTCCCGCACCACGGTCGCGGCCCTGCTCATGGACCAGAAGGTCATCGCGGGCGTCGGCAACGTCTACCGCGCCGAGGTCCTCTTCCGGCACGGCATCGACCCGTACCGCGCGGGCCGGGACCTCAGCCGGCGCGAGTGGGACGCGATCTGGACGGACCTGGCGGAGCTGATGCGCGAGGGCGTCCGCCTGAACCGCATCGACACGGTCCGCCCCGAGCACACCCCCGAGGCGATGGGCCGCCCGCCGCGCGTCGACGACCACGGCGGCGAGGTCTACGTCTACCGCCGCGCGAACCTTCCGTGCCACATCTGCGCCACGGAGATCCGCACGGCGGACCTGGCGGCAAGAAACCTCTTCTGGTGCCCGACCTGCCAGGACCGCCCGTAA
- a CDS encoding GNAT family N-acetyltransferase, protein MTTEPRVLGPAEWDDWYGNLELAFGGVPEAPEERALWRELAEFDRFIGVWDGERPVGTAGAFSFRLSVPGGAIVPTAGVTMVSVAATHRRRGILTSMMRRQLDDVRAWGEPLAVLTASEPVIYGRFGYGVGTYAARATIDTTRVRLTVPEGTDDVVLRQADPVKAVGACEAVYARLVPRRPGMLARQPGWEAVPLLDPAGERGGASPMQCVLAERDGEVVGFARYAIKPEWSFAGANGSVSVKDMGALDPVAEAALWRFLCSIDLTTSVRIHSRPADDAWQHLVSDIRRCEPTLRDSLHVRLVDVGAALSLRAYQAPVDVVLEVADAFCPWNEGRWRLRGGPDGATCVRTEDAADLALSVRELGAAYLGGVSLTSLAAAGRVRELRPGALFATSVAFGWAVAPWLPHGF, encoded by the coding sequence ATGACGACTGAACCGCGGGTGCTCGGCCCGGCCGAGTGGGACGACTGGTACGGGAACCTGGAACTCGCGTTCGGCGGGGTCCCCGAGGCTCCGGAGGAGCGCGCCCTCTGGCGCGAGTTGGCCGAGTTCGACCGGTTCATCGGTGTCTGGGACGGCGAGCGGCCGGTGGGCACGGCGGGGGCGTTCTCGTTCCGGCTGTCGGTGCCCGGCGGGGCGATCGTGCCCACGGCGGGCGTCACGATGGTCAGCGTGGCCGCGACGCACCGGCGGCGCGGGATCCTCACCTCGATGATGCGGCGCCAGCTCGACGACGTACGGGCGTGGGGCGAGCCGCTGGCCGTGCTGACCGCCTCCGAGCCGGTGATCTACGGCCGCTTCGGGTACGGCGTCGGCACGTACGCGGCGCGGGCGACGATCGACACCACGCGGGTGCGGCTGACCGTGCCGGAGGGCACGGACGACGTGGTGCTGCGGCAGGCCGACCCGGTGAAGGCCGTCGGGGCGTGCGAGGCCGTGTACGCGCGGCTGGTCCCCCGCCGGCCGGGGATGCTCGCCCGGCAGCCCGGCTGGGAGGCGGTGCCGCTGCTCGACCCTGCGGGCGAGCGGGGCGGCGCGTCGCCGATGCAGTGCGTGCTGGCGGAGCGGGACGGGGAGGTCGTCGGCTTCGCCCGGTACGCGATCAAGCCGGAGTGGAGCTTCGCCGGGGCGAACGGCTCGGTGTCGGTGAAGGACATGGGGGCGCTGGACCCGGTGGCGGAGGCGGCGTTGTGGCGGTTCCTCTGCTCGATCGACCTGACGACGTCGGTACGGATCCACAGCCGGCCGGCGGACGACGCGTGGCAGCACCTGGTGAGCGACATCCGGCGGTGCGAGCCGACGCTCCGGGACTCGCTGCACGTGCGGCTGGTGGACGTGGGCGCGGCGCTGTCGTTGCGGGCGTACCAGGCGCCGGTGGACGTGGTCCTGGAGGTCGCGGACGCGTTCTGCCCGTGGAACGAGGGGCGGTGGCGGCTGCGGGGCGGGCCGGACGGGGCGACGTGCGTCCGCACGGAGGACGCGGCGGATCTGGCGCTGTCCGTGCGGGAGTTGGGGGCGGCGTACCTGGGGGGCGTGTCGTTGACGTCGCTCGCCGCGGCGGGGCGGGTGCGGGAGCTGCGCCCCGGGGCGCTCTTCGCGACGTCCGTCGCCTTCGGGTGGGCCGTTGCCCCGTGGTTGCCGCACGGGTTCTAG
- a CDS encoding amino acid permease encodes MNTQPTLTKEGGSTGSTGDSQPSDGLKAGLKNRHLSMIAIGGVIGAGLFVGSGSGIAAAGPAILLSYALVGAMVVFVMRMLGEMAAARPSSGSFSAYADRALGRWAGFTIGWLYWFFWVVVLAVEATAGAKILESWIPAVPQWGWALIVMVVLTATNLASVASYGEFEFWFAGIKVVAIAAFVVVGLLAVFGVLPGSDNPGAGFAHLTDAGGFFPMGAGAILTGVLMVVFSFMGSEIVTLAAGESEDPQRAVTKATNSVIWRIGVFYLGSIFVVLTLLPWNDKSIVDKGSYVAALDSIGIPHAGQVMNVIVLTAVLSCLNSGLYTASRMAFSLGERGDAPKAFARTNKRGVPTAAILGSVVFGFVAVFFNYKWPDTVFAFLLNSSGAVALFVWLVICVTQLKMRGIIQRESPEKLVVKMWLFPYLTYATAAMIVFVLGYMVYDGGSNREQVVLSLLVAALVLAIGIVKQRFAKAGAETELEKI; translated from the coding sequence ATGAACACGCAGCCGACCCTCACGAAGGAAGGCGGCAGCACCGGATCCACCGGTGATTCGCAGCCCTCCGACGGTCTCAAGGCCGGTCTCAAGAACCGCCACCTCTCGATGATCGCCATCGGTGGCGTCATCGGCGCGGGCCTCTTCGTCGGCTCCGGTTCCGGCATCGCCGCCGCCGGTCCCGCGATCCTGCTCTCCTACGCACTCGTCGGCGCGATGGTCGTCTTCGTGATGCGGATGCTCGGCGAGATGGCTGCCGCACGGCCGTCCTCGGGCTCCTTCTCCGCCTACGCCGACCGGGCGCTCGGCCGCTGGGCCGGCTTCACCATCGGCTGGCTGTACTGGTTCTTCTGGGTCGTCGTGCTCGCCGTCGAGGCGACCGCCGGCGCGAAGATCCTGGAGAGCTGGATCCCCGCCGTGCCGCAGTGGGGCTGGGCGCTGATCGTGATGGTCGTGCTCACCGCGACGAACCTCGCCTCCGTCGCCTCGTACGGCGAGTTCGAGTTCTGGTTCGCCGGCATCAAGGTCGTCGCGATCGCCGCGTTCGTGGTGGTCGGCCTGCTCGCCGTCTTCGGCGTCCTGCCGGGCTCGGACAACCCGGGCGCGGGCTTCGCGCACCTCACCGACGCCGGGGGATTCTTCCCGATGGGCGCGGGCGCGATCCTCACCGGTGTCCTGATGGTCGTGTTCTCCTTCATGGGCAGCGAGATCGTCACCCTGGCCGCGGGCGAGTCCGAGGACCCGCAGCGCGCCGTGACCAAGGCGACCAACAGCGTGATCTGGCGCATCGGCGTCTTCTACCTGGGCTCGATCTTCGTCGTCCTGACGCTGCTGCCGTGGAACGACAAGTCGATCGTCGACAAGGGCTCGTACGTCGCCGCGCTCGACTCGATCGGCATCCCGCACGCCGGCCAGGTCATGAACGTCATCGTGCTCACCGCCGTGCTGTCCTGCCTGAACTCGGGCCTCTACACGGCCTCCCGGATGGCGTTCTCGCTCGGCGAGCGCGGTGACGCCCCGAAGGCGTTCGCCCGCACCAACAAGCGGGGCGTGCCGACGGCCGCGATCCTCGGCTCGGTCGTCTTCGGCTTCGTCGCGGTGTTCTTCAACTACAAGTGGCCCGACACCGTCTTCGCGTTCCTGCTGAACTCCTCCGGCGCGGTCGCGCTCTTCGTCTGGCTGGTCATCTGCGTCACCCAGCTGAAGATGCGCGGCATCATCCAGCGCGAGTCGCCGGAGAAGCTGGTCGTGAAGATGTGGCTCTTCCCGTACCTGACCTACGCGACCGCCGCCATGATCGTCTTCGTCCTGGGCTACATGGTCTACGACGGCGGCTCCAACCGTGAGCAGGTCGTGCTCTCGCTGCTGGTGGCGGCGCTCGTCCTCGCGATCGGCATCGTCAAGCAGCGGTTCGCCAAGGCCGGGGCCGAGACGGAGCTCGAGAAGATCTGA
- a CDS encoding HD domain-containing protein, with amino-acid sequence MTTPPHLTLAAVEALARAAHEGQTDKAGRPYTEHLRAVADGVRARGGSDEQIAAAWLHDAVEDDALSADRLERARLPRSVKDMVLALTKRPGEPPESYAARILATPGALLVKESDLAHNADPVRLAVLDEATRLRLTEKYARMRALLGLERNDQA; translated from the coding sequence ATGACCACGCCGCCCCACCTGACGCTCGCCGCCGTCGAGGCCCTCGCCCGCGCGGCCCACGAGGGCCAGACCGACAAGGCCGGACGCCCGTACACCGAGCACCTCCGGGCGGTCGCCGACGGCGTACGGGCCCGGGGCGGCAGCGACGAGCAGATCGCCGCGGCCTGGCTGCACGACGCGGTGGAGGACGATGCGCTCTCCGCCGACCGGCTCGAGCGGGCCAGACTCCCGCGCTCCGTCAAGGACATGGTCCTCGCCCTCACCAAACGCCCCGGCGAGCCCCCGGAGTCGTACGCCGCCCGGATCCTCGCGACGCCCGGCGCCCTCCTGGTCAAGGAGTCCGACCTCGCCCACAACGCCGACCCGGTCCGGCTCGCGGTCCTCGACGAGGCGACCCGCCTCCGGCTGACCGAGAAGTACGCGCGGATGAGGGCGCTCCTCGGCCTCGAACGGAACGATCAAGCCTAA
- a CDS encoding PP2C family protein-serine/threonine phosphatase: protein MGSRAGVDSHVARLRKGAHRARIGLRRSGVDYFRGEGSDWVAFAGLLLMIPAITCGTLVNPVWCAPAALVLPIVAGGLLLRPASLLGLYAAAAGALIIESLVLGPYPRSGVAVTPGTVLVVAACGLFGLLIAQFRARVGVPWRRGGTMLFDLRERIRVQSALPRLPKGWHREMALRPAGGQSFSGDFVVAARTNGGRTLEVLLTDVSGKGMDAGSRALLLSGAFGGLLGSLPPHGFLPAANGYLLRQDWDEGFATSIHLVLDLESGDYELLSAGHLPALQLHAGSGRWEEKAAEGPLLGVYDGAEFHPVKGSLRPGDVLMLFTDGLVEAADRDIAEGIDRLTGEADRYVASGFEGAAWHLIEACAKDVNDDRALLLISRQA from the coding sequence ATGGGAAGTCGCGCGGGAGTGGATTCGCACGTGGCCCGGCTGCGCAAGGGCGCACACCGGGCCCGTATCGGCCTGCGCCGGTCCGGGGTCGACTACTTCCGCGGCGAAGGCTCCGACTGGGTGGCGTTCGCCGGGCTGCTGCTGATGATCCCGGCGATCACCTGCGGCACGCTCGTCAACCCGGTGTGGTGCGCGCCCGCCGCCCTCGTGCTGCCGATCGTGGCCGGCGGACTGCTGCTGCGGCCCGCCAGCCTGCTCGGCCTGTACGCGGCCGCCGCCGGCGCGCTGATCATCGAGTCGCTGGTGCTCGGCCCGTACCCGCGCTCCGGCGTCGCCGTCACGCCCGGCACCGTCCTGGTGGTGGCCGCGTGCGGACTGTTCGGCCTGCTCATCGCCCAGTTCAGGGCCCGCGTCGGCGTGCCCTGGCGGCGCGGCGGCACCATGCTCTTCGACCTGCGCGAACGCATCCGGGTGCAGAGCGCCCTGCCCCGGCTGCCCAAGGGCTGGCACCGCGAGATGGCGCTCCGCCCGGCCGGCGGCCAGTCCTTCTCCGGCGACTTCGTCGTCGCCGCCCGCACCAACGGCGGCCGGACCCTCGAGGTCCTGCTCACCGACGTCTCCGGCAAGGGCATGGACGCGGGCTCCCGCGCCCTGCTGCTCTCCGGCGCCTTCGGCGGCCTGCTCGGCTCGCTGCCCCCGCACGGCTTCCTGCCCGCCGCCAACGGCTACCTGCTGCGCCAGGACTGGGACGAGGGCTTCGCGACCTCCATCCACCTCGTCCTCGACCTGGAGTCCGGCGACTACGAACTCCTCTCGGCCGGCCACCTGCCCGCCCTCCAGCTGCACGCGGGCAGCGGCCGCTGGGAGGAGAAGGCCGCCGAGGGCCCGCTTCTCGGCGTGTACGACGGCGCCGAGTTCCACCCGGTCAAGGGCTCGCTGCGCCCCGGCGACGTGCTGATGCTCTTCACCGACGGCCTGGTGGAGGCCGCCGACCGCGACATCGCCGAGGGCATCGACCGGCTCACCGGCGAGGCCGACCGGTACGTCGCCTCCGGCTTCGAGGGCGCGGCCTGGCACCTGATCGAGGCCTGCGCCAAGGACGTGAACGACGACCGCGCGCTCCTGCTGATCTCCCGACAGGCCTGA